From a region of the Streptomyces sp. NBC_01454 genome:
- a CDS encoding DNA gyrase/topoisomerase IV subunit A: MARRSTKTPPPDDFEERILDIDVVDEMQGSFLEYAYSVIYSRALPDARDGLKPVHRRILYQMNEMGLRPERGYVKCARVVGEVMGKLHPHGDASIYDALVRMAQPFSMRLPLVDGHGNFGSLGNDDPPAAMRYTECKMASATSLMTESIDEDTVDFAPNYDGQEREPVALPAAYPNLLVNGTSGIAVGMATNMPPHNLGEVIAAARHLIKHPNADLDTLMRFVPGPDLPTGGRIVGLDGVRDAYEKGRGTFKIRATVTVESVTARRKGLVVTELPFTVGPEKVISKIKDLVGSKKLQGIADVKDLTDRAHGLRLVIEVKNGFNPEAVLEQLYKLTPMEESFGINNVALVDGQPLTLGLKELLEVYVDHRFTVVRRRSEFRRTKRRDRLHLVEGLLTALVDIDEVIRLIRSSENSAQAKERLIERFSLSDVQTQYILDTPLRRLTKFDRIELESERDRLQDEIEKLTRILDSDTELRKLVSGELAAVAKKYGTDRRTVLLESSGTTVGAVPLEVSDDPCRVLLSSTGLLARTVTGEVPFDADARRVKHDVIVSSVPATTRGEVGAVTSLGRLLRISVIDLPQLPETAAAPSLSGGAQLSEFLTLEDGEQLICLTTLDESSPGLALGTEQGVVKRVVPDYPSHKEELEVITLKDGDRIVGAAELRTGEEDLVFLTNEAQLLRFQAAQVRPQGRPAGGMTGIKLGEGAKVLSFSAVDPAADAMVFTVAGSHGTLDDSVATAKLTPFDQYPRKGRATGGVRCQRFLKGEDCLTLAWVGPAPVRAADAKGSPVELPEVDPRRDGSGVPLTKPVAALAGPV, from the coding sequence ATGGCCCGCCGCAGCACGAAGACCCCGCCGCCGGACGACTTCGAGGAGAGGATCCTCGACATCGACGTCGTCGACGAGATGCAGGGTTCCTTCCTCGAGTACGCGTATTCGGTCATCTACTCGCGCGCCCTGCCGGACGCCCGCGACGGTCTCAAGCCCGTGCACCGCCGCATCCTGTACCAGATGAACGAGATGGGCCTGCGGCCCGAGCGCGGCTACGTCAAGTGCGCCCGCGTCGTCGGCGAGGTGATGGGTAAGCTCCACCCGCACGGCGACGCGTCCATCTACGACGCCCTGGTGCGCATGGCGCAGCCGTTCTCGATGCGGCTGCCGCTGGTGGACGGCCACGGCAACTTCGGCTCGCTGGGCAATGACGACCCGCCCGCCGCGATGCGGTACACCGAGTGCAAGATGGCGTCCGCGACATCCCTGATGACGGAGTCCATCGACGAGGACACCGTCGACTTCGCGCCGAACTACGACGGCCAGGAGCGGGAGCCCGTCGCCCTCCCCGCCGCGTATCCCAACCTCCTCGTCAACGGCACGTCCGGTATCGCCGTCGGTATGGCGACGAACATGCCGCCGCACAACCTGGGCGAGGTCATCGCCGCCGCCCGCCATCTGATCAAGCATCCGAACGCCGACCTCGACACCCTGATGCGGTTCGTGCCGGGCCCCGACCTGCCGACGGGCGGCCGGATCGTGGGGCTCGACGGCGTACGGGACGCGTACGAGAAGGGCCGCGGCACCTTCAAGATCCGCGCCACGGTCACGGTCGAGAGCGTCACCGCGCGCCGCAAGGGCCTGGTCGTCACCGAACTCCCGTTCACGGTCGGCCCCGAGAAGGTCATCTCCAAGATCAAGGACCTGGTCGGCTCGAAGAAGCTGCAGGGCATCGCCGACGTCAAGGACCTCACCGACCGCGCGCACGGCCTGCGGCTGGTGATCGAGGTCAAGAACGGCTTCAACCCCGAGGCCGTCCTGGAGCAGCTCTACAAGCTCACGCCGATGGAGGAGTCCTTCGGCATCAACAACGTCGCGCTGGTGGACGGCCAGCCGCTGACGCTGGGCCTCAAGGAGCTGCTGGAGGTCTACGTCGACCACCGCTTCACCGTGGTGCGCCGGCGCAGCGAGTTCCGGCGCACCAAGCGGCGCGACCGTCTTCACCTGGTCGAGGGCCTGCTGACGGCCCTGGTGGACATCGACGAGGTGATCCGTCTGATCCGCTCCAGCGAGAACAGCGCGCAGGCCAAGGAGCGGCTGATCGAGCGCTTCTCGCTGAGCGACGTCCAGACCCAGTACATCCTCGACACGCCGCTGCGCCGGCTGACCAAGTTCGACCGGATCGAGCTGGAGTCGGAGCGGGACCGCCTGCAGGACGAGATCGAGAAGCTGACGCGGATCCTGGACTCGGACACGGAGCTGCGCAAGCTCGTGTCCGGCGAGCTGGCCGCCGTGGCGAAGAAATACGGCACGGACCGGCGCACGGTCCTGCTGGAGTCGTCGGGCACCACGGTCGGTGCGGTGCCCTTGGAGGTCTCCGACGACCCGTGCCGGGTGCTGCTGTCCTCGACGGGCCTGCTGGCCCGTACGGTCACCGGAGAGGTGCCCTTCGACGCCGACGCCCGGCGCGTCAAGCACGACGTGATCGTCTCGTCGGTGCCGGCGACGACCCGCGGCGAGGTGGGCGCGGTGACGTCCCTGGGCCGGCTGCTGCGGATCTCGGTGATCGATCTGCCGCAGCTCCCGGAGACGGCAGCCGCGCCCAGTCTCTCCGGCGGTGCACAGCTCTCGGAGTTCCTGACGCTGGAGGACGGCGAGCAGCTGATCTGCCTGACCACGCTGGACGAGTCCTCACCGGGCCTGGCGCTCGGCACGGAGCAGGGCGTGGTCAAGCGGGTGGTGCCCGACTACCCCTCTCACAAGGAGGAGTTGGAGGTCATCACCCTCAAGGACGGCGACCGCATCGTGGGCGCGGCCGAGCTGCGCACCGGTGAGGAGGACCTGGTCTTCCTCACCAACGAGGCGCAGCTGCTGCGTTTCCAGGCCGCGCAGGTACGGCCGCAGGGCCGGCCCGCGGGCGGCATGACGGGCATCAAGCTGGGCGAGGGCGCGAAGGTGCTCTCGTTCTCCGCGGTCGATCCGGCCGCCGATGCCATGGTGTTCACGGTCGCCGGCTCGCACGGCACGCTGGACGACTCGGTGGCGACGGCCAAGCTCACCCCGTTCGACCAGTATCCGCGCAAGGGGCGGGCGACCGGTGGTGTGCGCTGCCAGCGGTTCCTGAAGGGCGAGGACTGTCTCACCCTGGCGTGGGTGGGGCCGGCTCCGGTGCGGGCCGCGGACGCCAAGGGTTCGCCCGTCGAGCTGCCCGAGGTGGATCCGCGGCGGGACGGCTCGGGAGTGCCGCTGACGAAGCCCGTGGCAGCGCTGGCCGGGCCGGTGTAG
- a CDS encoding CobW family GTP-binding protein — translation MATQQIPVVVLAGFLGSGKTTLLNHLLGTGDGTRIGAIVNDFGSIEIDAMTVAGQVDSMVSLGNGCLCCAVDTSELDTYLERLARPAARIDVIVIEASGLAEPQELIRMILASENDRIVYGGLIEVVDAAEFEDTRARHPELDRHVGIADIVVLNKADRIGDAARQELIATLADLAPGRPVICTAYGRVDPELFFDRAPGEGDDPAVRQLSFEDLLREAVANEDAAHDCDGHCAHPDHAHAEGHFHAAYQSVEFTSTEPMHPRRLMDFLDSRPAGLYRIKGFVHFDVPENRQKFTLHAVGDFLRFYPSPWPKGEERCTQLVMIGSGIDAPALRKELENCRDSTPSEAGAHSMWGVLRYVAAREEDW, via the coding sequence TTGGCCACGCAACAGATCCCGGTCGTCGTGCTCGCGGGCTTCCTCGGATCGGGCAAGACCACCCTCCTCAACCATCTGCTCGGCACCGGCGACGGCACCCGTATCGGCGCGATCGTCAATGACTTCGGCAGCATCGAGATCGATGCCATGACCGTCGCCGGACAGGTGGACTCGATGGTCTCGCTCGGCAATGGCTGTCTGTGCTGTGCCGTGGACACCAGCGAACTGGACACCTACCTGGAACGGCTCGCCCGCCCCGCAGCCCGCATCGATGTGATCGTCATCGAGGCCAGCGGACTGGCCGAGCCGCAGGAACTCATCCGGATGATCCTCGCCAGCGAGAACGACCGGATCGTCTACGGCGGCCTGATCGAGGTCGTCGACGCCGCCGAATTCGAGGACACCAGGGCCCGCCACCCCGAACTGGACCGGCATGTGGGCATCGCCGACATCGTGGTGCTCAACAAGGCCGACCGCATCGGCGACGCGGCACGACAGGAACTCATCGCCACCCTCGCCGACCTCGCTCCCGGCCGGCCCGTGATCTGCACGGCGTACGGCCGGGTCGACCCGGAGCTGTTCTTCGACCGCGCGCCGGGGGAGGGCGACGACCCGGCCGTACGGCAGCTGTCCTTCGAGGACCTGTTGCGCGAGGCCGTGGCGAACGAGGACGCCGCCCACGACTGCGACGGCCACTGCGCTCACCCCGACCATGCCCACGCGGAGGGCCACTTCCACGCCGCCTACCAGAGCGTGGAGTTCACCTCCACCGAGCCGATGCACCCGCGCCGCCTCATGGACTTCCTCGACAGCCGCCCGGCCGGTCTCTACCGCATCAAGGGGTTCGTCCACTTCGACGTGCCGGAGAACCGCCAGAAGTTCACGCTGCACGCGGTCGGTGACTTCCTGCGTTTCTACCCCTCGCCGTGGCCGAAGGGCGAGGAGCGGTGCACCCAGCTCGTCATGATCGGCAGCGGCATCGACGCGCCGGCCCTGCGCAAGGAGCTGGAGAACTGCCGGGACAGCACACCGTCGGAGGCGGGCGCCCACAGCATGTGGGGTGTGCTGCGGTACGTGGCCGCGCGCGAGGAGGACTGGTGA
- a CDS encoding citrate synthase/methylcitrate synthase has protein sequence MPIAEVNAPVDAPRGLAGVIVTETQLGDVRGAEGFYHYRQYSAVELASARSFEDVWYLMFHGELPDAVQLDAFRAETAALRALPAAVRDALPALARAGVLSGPLAGLRTALSLLGATAGFRPLYDIDADRRRTDALAACAAVPTLITALHRLGQGLQPVEPRADLGHAANYLYMLTGEEPDPERVRAIEAYLISTIDHGFNASTFTARVIASTGADLAACLVGAVGALSGPLHGGAPSRALDMLDAIGTPDRIDSWIRDSVLRGDRIMGFGHSVYRTEDPRSRMLRGVAEQFGGPLVDFAVQVEARVEALLAELKPGRELHTNVELYAGVVMELCGLPREMFTPTFCAARVVGWSANILEQAEDSKIIRPAARYVGPPPPQPLPATALR, from the coding sequence ATGCCGATCGCCGAGGTGAACGCACCGGTCGACGCGCCCCGCGGACTCGCGGGCGTCATCGTCACCGAGACCCAATTGGGCGACGTCCGGGGTGCGGAGGGCTTCTACCACTACCGCCAGTACTCCGCCGTCGAGCTGGCTTCGGCCCGCAGCTTCGAGGACGTGTGGTACCTGATGTTCCACGGCGAGCTGCCCGATGCGGTGCAGCTGGACGCCTTCAGGGCCGAGACCGCCGCACTGCGCGCCCTGCCCGCGGCCGTACGCGACGCGTTGCCCGCCCTGGCCCGTGCCGGTGTGCTCTCCGGCCCGCTCGCCGGGCTGCGTACCGCGTTGTCGCTGCTCGGCGCAACGGCCGGCTTCCGGCCGCTGTACGACATCGACGCCGACCGCCGCCGTACCGACGCCCTCGCCGCATGCGCCGCAGTACCGACGCTGATCACCGCGCTGCACCGGCTCGGTCAGGGTCTCCAGCCTGTCGAGCCGCGTGCGGACCTCGGTCACGCGGCCAACTACCTCTACATGCTCACGGGCGAAGAACCGGACCCGGAGCGTGTCCGGGCGATCGAGGCGTATCTGATCTCCACCATCGACCACGGATTCAACGCCTCGACCTTCACCGCACGCGTCATCGCCTCCACCGGTGCCGACCTCGCGGCCTGCCTCGTAGGCGCCGTCGGCGCGCTCTCCGGGCCGCTGCACGGCGGTGCCCCCAGTCGCGCACTGGACATGCTCGACGCCATCGGTACCCCTGACCGCATCGACTCCTGGATCCGCGACAGTGTCCTCCGCGGGGACCGGATCATGGGGTTCGGCCACTCCGTCTACCGCACCGAGGACCCGCGTTCGAGGATGCTGCGAGGGGTCGCCGAACAGTTCGGCGGCCCGCTGGTGGACTTCGCCGTCCAGGTGGAGGCGAGGGTCGAAGCGCTGCTGGCCGAGCTCAAGCCCGGCCGTGAGCTGCACACGAACGTGGAGCTCTACGCGGGCGTCGTCATGGAGCTGTGCGGGCTGCCGCGCGAGATGTTCACGCCCACCTTCTGCGCGGCCCGCGTGGTCGGCTGGAGCGCCAACATCCTGGAGCAGGCCGAGGACTCGAAGATCATCCGGCCGGCCGCCCGGTACGTGGGCCCGCCCCCGCCGCAGCCGCTGCCCGCCACCGCGCTCCGATAG
- a CDS encoding citrate/2-methylcitrate synthase encodes MADQQEAASGRGGQRLSTRETAERLGVKSETVYAYVSRGQLTSRREPGSRGSTFDAKEVDALARRAGRREPSTPGSELAIRTGITLIDRDHCYFRGVDTSELAAHYSYEEVAEWLWSGELRPGIRFTAPRDALAAAHRAVEALPAHSGPMDRLRVGVIAAAHTDPLRFDLSEDTVVDIARSLIPTLVDALPPHAPKPPADGALAARLWSRLTAEPADAEALRVLDAALVLLIDHDLAASTLAVRVAASARAHPYAIVSAGFGALDGVLHGAASGFAHRMLVEVLDRGSAAAVVADHLRAGRRVPGLGHRLYPGEDPRARTLFRLLEEVPRAHPALQAAREVITTTARHTELHANVDLALAVLTASTGMPAEAGETIFAIARTAGWIAHALEEYTEHPLRMRPSGQYHGRRPPQPLP; translated from the coding sequence ATGGCAGACCAGCAGGAAGCGGCATCGGGCCGGGGCGGACAGCGGCTGAGCACCCGGGAGACGGCCGAACGGCTCGGCGTGAAGTCGGAGACGGTGTACGCCTATGTCAGCCGTGGCCAACTGACCAGCCGCCGCGAGCCGGGCAGTCGCGGCAGCACCTTCGACGCGAAAGAGGTCGACGCACTGGCCCGTCGCGCCGGCCGCCGCGAACCCTCGACGCCGGGCAGCGAGTTGGCGATCCGCACCGGCATCACTCTGATCGACCGCGATCACTGTTACTTCCGCGGCGTCGACACATCAGAACTCGCCGCCCACTACAGCTACGAAGAAGTCGCCGAGTGGCTGTGGTCCGGCGAACTGCGCCCCGGCATCCGCTTCACCGCACCGCGCGACGCGCTGGCAGCTGCCCACCGCGCCGTTGAAGCGCTGCCGGCACACAGCGGACCGATGGACCGGCTACGGGTCGGCGTGATCGCCGCTGCGCACACCGACCCGCTCCGATTCGACCTGTCCGAAGACACCGTCGTCGATATCGCGCGCAGCCTCATCCCGACACTCGTCGACGCCTTGCCGCCGCACGCCCCGAAGCCACCAGCCGACGGCGCTCTCGCTGCACGCCTCTGGTCACGACTGACCGCGGAACCTGCCGATGCCGAGGCCCTCCGTGTGCTGGACGCCGCATTGGTCCTGCTCATCGACCACGACCTCGCGGCCTCGACGCTCGCGGTCCGGGTCGCCGCCTCCGCCCGCGCCCATCCGTACGCGATCGTTTCGGCCGGGTTCGGGGCCTTGGACGGCGTGCTGCACGGCGCGGCAAGCGGATTTGCCCACCGGATGCTGGTGGAGGTACTGGACCGGGGCAGCGCGGCCGCCGTCGTGGCCGACCACCTGCGGGCCGGCCGACGGGTGCCAGGGCTCGGCCATCGCCTCTATCCCGGCGAGGACCCGCGGGCTCGCACCCTGTTCCGGCTTCTGGAGGAGGTGCCACGTGCCCATCCCGCCCTGCAGGCCGCCCGTGAAGTGATCACCACCACGGCCCGGCACACGGAGCTGCACGCCAATGTCGACCTGGCACTGGCCGTACTCACCGCTTCCACAGGCATGCCCGCCGAGGCCGGCGAAACGATCTTCGCTATTGCCCGCACAGCCGGCTGGATCGCGCACGCCCTGGAGGAATACACCGAACACCCCCTCCGCATGCGCCCCAGCGGCCAGTACCACGGCCGCCGTCCACCACAGCCATTGCCGTGA
- a CDS encoding sucrase ferredoxin → MSTCATASRESAESLTATAATARTWLLIEQTGPWGAQALTDSHLDPDVGRALEAATAGTGVRVALIRRPGRHADCHGTSRRRMFLAHTAPGRTWIRTTTATDPRAALGLDFKALGAGEHHNLWEPYIGEPLVLVCTNGKRDRCCALLGRPLAAELAADGAEAWEVTHIGGHRFSPTLFVLPYGYAYGRASAPLVKEAVEAARDGRITIDHCRGRSAWDRPGQAADLAVRELLGEDRADALDVVRTDTVRPEPRPADSSMPGSSALTGASSAWAVTVAHSDGRSWQVTVEQRADGAAAPASCGAPLGPPARMAVVSIAAVNRMPGRTAQAVGS, encoded by the coding sequence GTGAGTACCTGTGCCACCGCTTCCCGTGAATCGGCCGAATCTCTCACCGCGACGGCGGCCACCGCCCGGACCTGGCTGCTCATCGAGCAGACGGGACCCTGGGGAGCCCAAGCGTTGACGGACAGTCACCTCGATCCTGATGTCGGCCGGGCCCTGGAGGCCGCGACCGCGGGGACGGGCGTACGTGTCGCCCTGATCCGCCGACCCGGGCGTCATGCCGACTGCCACGGCACGTCCCGGCGCCGGATGTTCCTGGCGCACACCGCCCCCGGACGCACCTGGATCCGCACCACCACCGCCACCGACCCGCGAGCGGCTCTCGGTCTGGATTTCAAGGCTTTGGGGGCAGGCGAGCACCACAACCTCTGGGAGCCGTACATCGGTGAACCGCTGGTCCTCGTGTGCACCAACGGCAAGCGGGACCGCTGCTGCGCCCTGCTCGGGCGCCCGCTGGCCGCCGAGCTCGCCGCCGACGGGGCCGAGGCCTGGGAAGTCACCCACATCGGAGGGCATCGCTTCTCCCCCACGCTGTTCGTCCTCCCCTACGGCTACGCCTACGGACGCGCCTCGGCCCCCCTCGTCAAGGAGGCTGTGGAAGCGGCGCGCGACGGACGGATCACGATCGACCACTGTCGTGGCCGCTCGGCGTGGGACCGGCCGGGCCAGGCCGCCGACCTGGCGGTCCGCGAGCTGCTCGGGGAGGACCGGGCGGACGCACTCGACGTCGTACGGACCGACACGGTGCGGCCCGAACCGAGGCCGGCCGACAGTTCGATGCCCGGTAGCTCTGCGCTCACGGGAGCCTCCTCCGCGTGGGCTGTCACCGTGGCGCACTCCGACGGCCGCAGCTGGCAGGTCACCGTCGAACAGCGGGCCGATGGTGCTGCGGCGCCCGCCAGCTGTGGTGCGCCGCTCGGTCCACCGGCGCGTATGGCCGTTGTCTCCATCGCCGCGGTGAACCGTATGCCGGGGAGGACGGCGCAGGCTGTCGGCAGCTGA
- a CDS encoding sensor histidine kinase, which produces MVQLAIAAGVTALATGLFLAPLSAQLDDQAMRRALSIAQTTAAESRLDDALESSRPTRHGPVQNEAERIRAATGAEYVVIMDKRGVRWSHTDPAEIGRHVSTDPSVVLSGRQVMQIDEGTLGRSARGKVPLRDEQGKIVGAVSVGIAYKSVQERLLSTVPQLLAYAGGALAVGALAAYLVSRRLQRRTHDLAFSDISALLAEREAMLHGIREGFLALDRQGRIRLMNDEAQRLLELRAEDIGRPLEAALPPGRTTDVLAGRVSGADLLAVSGHRVLVANRMPTEDGGAVVTLRDRTELERLGRELDGTRGLIDALRAQDHEHANRLHTLLGLLELGLHEEAVEFVTQAVGVHRATAEQVTERIHDPLLAALLVGKATVATERGVSLSISPDAYLPDRLVDPHSLVTVLGNLVDNALDAASGERDALVEVEVRTIGRTAVLRVSDNGPGVPEARRAEIFTEGWTTKDPPSHGQRGIGLALVRRLAERYGGSAEVGERPRGGAVFTVTVPDALSDELPAGREAPLQEAVAESASTRRATASTRLPGGATGGGR; this is translated from the coding sequence ATGGTGCAGTTGGCCATCGCCGCGGGAGTCACGGCACTGGCCACCGGTCTGTTCCTCGCCCCGCTCAGTGCGCAACTCGATGATCAAGCGATGCGTCGTGCCCTGTCCATCGCGCAGACCACCGCCGCCGAATCACGTCTCGACGACGCCCTGGAGTCCTCCCGCCCGACACGCCACGGCCCCGTGCAGAACGAGGCGGAGCGGATTCGCGCCGCCACCGGAGCCGAGTACGTGGTGATCATGGACAAGCGGGGAGTGCGTTGGTCCCACACCGACCCGGCCGAGATCGGGCGCCATGTCTCGACCGACCCCAGCGTCGTGCTCTCCGGCCGGCAAGTCATGCAGATTGACGAAGGCACTCTCGGCCGGTCCGCACGCGGCAAGGTCCCGCTCCGTGACGAGCAAGGCAAGATCGTCGGAGCGGTGTCCGTCGGCATCGCGTACAAGAGCGTGCAGGAACGGCTGCTCTCCACCGTCCCCCAGCTGCTTGCGTACGCCGGCGGGGCGCTCGCCGTGGGCGCTCTCGCCGCTTACCTCGTCTCCCGCCGCCTCCAGCGCCGTACGCACGATTTGGCGTTCTCCGACATCTCCGCGCTGCTCGCCGAGCGGGAAGCAATGCTGCACGGCATCCGTGAGGGGTTCCTCGCGCTCGACAGGCAGGGCCGTATCCGCCTCATGAACGACGAGGCGCAGCGCCTCCTGGAGCTCCGTGCCGAGGACATCGGCCGTCCCCTGGAAGCGGCTCTGCCTCCCGGTCGTACGACCGATGTGCTGGCCGGCCGTGTGTCAGGGGCGGACCTGCTGGCCGTCAGCGGGCACCGGGTCCTGGTGGCGAACCGCATGCCGACCGAGGACGGAGGTGCCGTCGTCACCTTGCGCGACCGCACGGAGCTGGAACGGCTCGGCCGCGAACTGGACGGCACCCGGGGCCTCATCGATGCCCTACGCGCCCAGGACCACGAGCACGCCAACCGGCTGCACACGCTCCTCGGACTGCTCGAACTCGGGCTGCACGAAGAGGCAGTGGAGTTCGTGACACAGGCCGTGGGCGTGCACCGTGCGACCGCCGAGCAGGTCACCGAGCGTATCCACGATCCGCTGCTGGCCGCCCTCCTGGTGGGCAAGGCCACCGTCGCCACCGAGCGCGGCGTCTCCCTCAGCATCTCGCCCGATGCGTACCTGCCCGACCGTCTGGTCGATCCGCACAGCCTCGTCACCGTGCTCGGCAACCTCGTGGACAACGCCTTGGACGCCGCGTCAGGTGAACGGGACGCCCTCGTGGAAGTGGAGGTTCGCACCATCGGCCGAACCGCCGTCCTGCGGGTCAGCGACAACGGGCCGGGCGTGCCCGAAGCACGTCGCGCCGAGATCTTCACCGAGGGCTGGACGACCAAGGATCCGCCCTCCCACGGGCAGCGCGGCATCGGTCTGGCGCTCGTGCGGCGTCTCGCCGAGCGCTATGGAGGCAGCGCCGAGGTCGGCGAGCGCCCCCGTGGTGGTGCGGTATTCACGGTGACGGTCCCTGACGCACTGTCCGATGAGCTGCCGGCGGGGCGTGAAGCGCCCCTCCAGGAGGCAGTCGCAGAATCCGCCAGCACCAGACGGGCCACGGCGAGCACGCGCCTTCCCGGAGGCGCAACGGGGGGCGGCCGATGA
- a CDS encoding DUF7342 family protein: MINVLVVDDDVRVAKINAAYVAKTDGFRVSCLAHTAAEALAALESHPVDLILLDHYLPDRTGLQLVGDLRRRGVLTDVIMVTAARDIATVHAAMRHGALQYLVKPFTFAGLRSKLEGYAALHRTFAGGGQAEQSEVDRIFGTLASANAGPAELPKGHSTATADRVRSVLRSAEASLSAQDVAVQAGLSRQTAQRYLKLLERAGRVRLTLKYGETGRPEHRYEWV; the protein is encoded by the coding sequence ATGATCAACGTACTGGTCGTGGACGACGACGTGCGCGTGGCAAAGATCAACGCAGCGTATGTCGCCAAGACTGACGGGTTCCGGGTCAGCTGCCTCGCGCACACCGCCGCGGAAGCCCTCGCGGCCCTGGAGAGCCACCCCGTCGACTTGATCCTCCTGGACCACTATCTTCCCGACAGGACAGGGCTCCAGCTGGTCGGCGACCTGCGACGCCGCGGTGTGCTCACCGACGTGATCATGGTGACGGCCGCGCGCGACATCGCCACCGTGCACGCTGCCATGCGTCACGGCGCACTGCAGTATCTGGTCAAGCCGTTCACCTTCGCCGGCCTGCGCTCCAAGTTGGAAGGCTATGCCGCACTGCACCGCACCTTTGCGGGCGGCGGACAGGCGGAGCAGTCCGAAGTGGACCGGATCTTCGGCACGTTGGCATCCGCCAACGCGGGTCCCGCCGAGTTGCCGAAGGGACACTCCACCGCCACCGCGGACCGCGTGCGCTCGGTACTGCGCTCCGCGGAAGCCTCGCTGTCCGCGCAGGACGTCGCTGTTCAGGCGGGGCTGAGCCGGCAGACGGCGCAGCGCTACCTCAAGCTCCTGGAGCGCGC